In the genome of Hymenobacter sp. DG25B, one region contains:
- a CDS encoding DUF4158 domain-containing protein: protein MARYLFLLDATQRRAFDQPPVFNPPQRQLFFALPDWATRSLATLLAPHSRGGFVLQVGYFKTTGCFFPVDRFLATDQAYVQQRYHLGAVEWTRYGKVTRFNHQQQILQQFGVPPFEQVEAAVRQQVTHFARLLGPPFSVSIQALSCLLWLKSFSPMLTRRPVDPLKRPSWRPGQRGGGGFRYL from the coding sequence ATGGCCCGCTACTTGTTTTTACTCGACGCGACCCAGCGCCGTGCCTTCGACCAGCCCCCTGTTTTCAATCCGCCCCAGCGGCAGCTCTTCTTTGCGTTGCCCGACTGGGCCACCCGGTCTCTGGCTACGCTGCTGGCCCCGCACAGCCGGGGCGGCTTCGTACTGCAGGTCGGCTACTTCAAGACGACGGGGTGCTTCTTTCCCGTGGACCGGTTCCTGGCGACTGACCAGGCGTACGTGCAGCAGCGTTACCACTTGGGAGCGGTGGAGTGGACGCGCTACGGCAAGGTCACCCGCTTTAACCACCAGCAGCAGATTCTGCAGCAATTCGGGGTTCCGCCCTTCGAGCAGGTCGAAGCCGCCGTGCGCCAGCAAGTGACGCATTTCGCCCGCCTATTAGGACCGCCTTTTTCCGTATCTATTCAGGCACTGTCCTGCCTGCTTTGGCTGAAATCATTTTCTCCGATGCTGACCCGAAGGCCCGTTGACCCGCTAAAAAGGCCATCCTGGAGGCCAGGCCAGCGCGGCGGCGGCGGGTTTCGCTACCTTTAA
- a CDS encoding sensor histidine kinase, with protein MSTTARPLERQLSPPLVSGSTIALAWLLFSGFMVLLIFVQNLSAGTPTDWREALGGRLLHGLIWGLLTPVVFALAARFNLTERRHRLWHLLAHAAASYVLTLVYRLGYAAVMHGSGATPGGFSLHTVVANANNWVPIYWMLLCIAYAVQYRERYREGRVRAAQLETQLVQAQLQALKMQLQPHFLFNSMNAVSALMTQDVKAARRMLAQLSQFLRLVLEGTDEQEVTLEQELRLTRLYLEIEQTRFPDRLAVRYDIAPDTEGALLPALLLQPVVENAVRHGLAPRAGAGELAVRAEKQGDRLVLQVHDNGQGAADTAARGIGLRNLESRLTTLYGPDYALAVESAPACGYCLRLSIPFRLAAAGVTHLSA; from the coding sequence ATGAGTACGACCGCACGGCCCCTGGAACGGCAACTATCTCCGCCCCTGGTGAGCGGCTCCACCATTGCCCTGGCGTGGCTGCTGTTCAGCGGGTTCATGGTGCTGCTGATTTTTGTGCAGAACCTCTCGGCCGGCACGCCCACTGACTGGCGCGAGGCCCTGGGCGGGCGGCTGTTGCACGGCCTGATTTGGGGCCTGCTCACGCCAGTGGTGTTCGCCCTGGCGGCCCGCTTCAACCTCACCGAACGCCGGCACCGCCTCTGGCACCTGCTGGCCCACGCGGCGGCTAGCTACGTCCTGACCTTGGTGTACCGCCTGGGCTACGCCGCCGTGATGCACGGCAGCGGGGCCACGCCGGGCGGCTTCTCCCTGCATACCGTTGTGGCCAATGCCAACAACTGGGTGCCCATCTACTGGATGCTGCTGTGCATCGCCTACGCCGTGCAGTACCGCGAGCGGTACCGCGAAGGCCGGGTGCGGGCCGCCCAGCTCGAAACCCAGCTGGTGCAGGCCCAGCTGCAGGCCCTGAAAATGCAGCTTCAGCCGCACTTTCTCTTCAACTCGATGAACGCCGTCTCAGCCCTGATGACCCAGGACGTGAAGGCCGCCCGGCGCATGTTGGCCCAGCTCAGCCAGTTTCTGCGGCTGGTGCTGGAAGGCACCGACGAGCAGGAGGTGACCCTGGAACAGGAGCTGCGCCTCACGCGCCTCTACCTCGAAATCGAGCAAACCCGCTTCCCCGACCGGCTAGCCGTGCGCTACGACATCGCCCCCGATACCGAGGGCGCGCTGCTGCCTGCCCTGCTGCTGCAGCCGGTGGTGGAAAACGCCGTGCGCCACGGCCTGGCGCCCCGCGCCGGGGCCGGCGAGCTGGCCGTGCGGGCCGAAAAACAGGGCGACCGACTCGTGCTGCAAGTGCACGACAACGGCCAGGGCGCGGCCGATACCGCCGCCCGGGGCATCGGCCTGCGCAACCTGGAAAGCCGCCTGACTACGCTCTACGGCCCAGACTACGCCCTGGCGGTGGAGTCGGCCCCGGCGTGCGGCTACTGCCTGCGCCTGTCCATCCCGTTCCGGCTGGCAGCGGCCGGGGTTACGCATCTATCCGCATGA
- a CDS encoding LytR/AlgR family response regulator transcription factor, whose amino-acid sequence MRPIRTLLVDDEPLARSLLRELLADFPALTVTGEAANGTEALAALQTGAYDVVFLDVQMPDLDGVQVLGRLREAGQPLPLVVFVTAYDQYAVQAFALHAVDYLLKPLDPDRFADCVRRVQQQLRLRQYQARVPELEALLHSWTAPAADYQDQFLVKLPERSFFVPAAEVCYFEASGNGVQLHAAGRHYPLRTALGQLAERLDPAVFLRIHRSCIVNPAHIVDFRHWSHGEYLFRMANGQHVTSSRSYSAGVQQLLKRFA is encoded by the coding sequence ATGAGGCCCATCCGCACGCTGCTGGTCGACGACGAGCCGCTGGCGCGCAGCCTGCTGCGGGAGCTGCTGGCCGATTTTCCGGCGCTGACCGTGACGGGCGAAGCCGCGAACGGCACCGAAGCCTTGGCCGCCCTGCAAACCGGCGCGTACGACGTCGTCTTTCTCGATGTGCAAATGCCCGACCTCGATGGCGTGCAGGTGCTGGGCCGGCTGCGGGAAGCCGGCCAGCCGCTCCCGCTGGTGGTGTTCGTGACGGCCTACGACCAGTACGCGGTGCAGGCCTTCGCGCTCCACGCTGTCGATTACCTGCTCAAACCGCTGGACCCCGACCGGTTTGCCGACTGCGTACGCCGGGTGCAGCAGCAGCTACGCCTGCGCCAGTACCAGGCCCGCGTCCCCGAGCTGGAGGCCCTGCTGCACAGCTGGACCGCCCCGGCAGCTGACTACCAGGACCAGTTCCTGGTGAAGCTGCCGGAGCGCAGCTTCTTCGTGCCGGCCGCCGAGGTGTGCTACTTCGAGGCCAGCGGCAACGGCGTGCAGCTACACGCGGCCGGCCGGCACTACCCGCTGCGCACGGCCCTGGGCCAGCTGGCCGAGCGGCTCGACCCGGCCGTGTTCCTGCGCATCCACCGCTCGTGCATCGTCAACCCGGCCCACATCGTGGACTTCAGGCACTGGTCGCACGGCGAGTACCTGTTTCGCATGGCCAACGGCCAGCACGTCACCTCCTCGCGCAGCTACAGCGCCGGCGTACAGCAGCTGCTCAAGCGATTTGCCTGA